In the Ptychodera flava strain L36383 chromosome 23 unlocalized genomic scaffold, AS_Pfla_20210202 Scaffold_23__1_contigs__length_28996876_pilon, whole genome shotgun sequence genome, GTGGAGTATCTTTTATTGTATCTTGtgtgctcattttaaaactaatttttatgaatttcactaaaatattttatttttgtttttttataacAAAGGACTTCTGAGCTATATCACAAGCAATAATGAAGTCTAATTAACATAAGCTATCATACATGGAAGTCTTTTTCACTAAGTCAAAAAGTGCTTTATTtataaaaaacaattttcattgtccaTTGTTTAGTGTGTGAAgttgcaaaatttatcaaagCAATTATCAATGTCCACTGTTTAGTGTATCATGTATCCTTACtctaaaagttgcaaaaatttacAGCAGGATGAAATGCAGTTCTAGTGACAATTACCTGTGGTGAAAACCTGGATACATAAAAATCTAAAGATATAGGATGACAAATGCACACAATATTGTGGCTAAATATGAATCAATTAAAGATTGGAAATAAACTTCACTCCTCTACCGGTATATTAAATTGTATAACATGTATGGCATTCATTGCTAATTACACCAAACTTATAATAAAAAACAGTATTTACATATTTGCTATCTTATATCTCTCATTACATTTTCATTCCTACAGTGACAATGGCAAACACACTCTCTGAAGCACTGCTTGTATTGACATCATGGAATACAGCATCAGATGACCTGACATCACAACCAACAAAAACACTGGTCAAAGATTTCTGTGAAAACACACTGAAATCTGATGAAGTTTCTAAACTCTACTGTACTGTCCTTGATGTTGAAGTCAGTGAAGAACAGAAGAAAGATGCAGAGAGTGTTGGAGCTACTTTAATCCCAGCAACACGGAGTAAGTGGTTGAATCCTCAAGAAGACCCACCAGGAGTCAACTGGCTTGTACATAATGGCACATACTACCCGGGGCTGAAGGATTTGCTGAACATTAAACATGTTGTCAGCTTTACTCAGACAACAAAGAATGCAGCAGCTGCAATCCATGAAAGTCTTTTCCCTCAAGCTAAACTCCATCAACTATCTCCTCCTGAGCCAAATggtgttttgtttacttttgacGTTTGGAGTAAAGATGCATGTGGTCTGGCTGGATATCATAGAGCTATAATCCATGATATCTGTGTAAGGAAAGGAAGAACAGGACAACTACTAAAAGCATTCTCCACTGTGCTTGATGTAAAGCTTACTGAAGACCAGAAGATAGATGCCGAGAAATGTGAAGTTACCTTGATTGCTGCAAAAGAGAAGAAAGAGACCATGAAAAAAGagttgcaaaatgttgaatgGTTACTGAAGCATGAGATCTATTATCCAGACCTAGGAAAACTCCCAAACATCAAGTATGTGGTCGGTTATGCTCCAAAGACTGGAAAGGCTGCAGCATATATTAGACGAACACTCTTCCCCAATGCTAAGCTAGTCTTGATTAACCATGCCTGTCCCGAGAAAAACTGTCTCTTGGAAAATGGTGATGAAGAAGATCCTGCATTGGAAAAAGAAATGTTGGAAATGGCAAGTAAAGCTGATGTGCTGTTCTCCATTGGACCTACAATATACGAGTACTTCAAAAATGCCTACAGGGCAAACATTGATGGAAAACAGCTTTCAGATATCCCTCATGAAGAGATTCTCCCAAAACTTGGACAAGTTTACTTTGAGAGTAAACCTGTAATTCTAGAAGGTATGAAAGCACATAGTCTACTGACATATGGACAGCTGGACTCACTGGAAGCTGTAAAAAGATGCACATCCTTGGCAGCTGCTGTCGGAACTGTAGCAAACAAGGAATGTCTTGAGAAGCTCCCAGAATGGAAAATATTTGGCATTTCTGCACAGGATAACAACCTTGCAGAAGAAATCCTGgctgaaaatattaaaagtggTAAAGTCTCACCAAAACTCCACTCAACATCTTCAGCACCAACACTCCTACAATCCATCCAACAGTCTCACCTCTGCCTTCCTCCATCATGCTACACTGactacagttttgaaggcttggAAGCAATGGCAGCTGGTCTACCAACAACAGTCCAGGATGATTCACACATTGCTGCTATGATTGAAAAGCACTTTGACGAACATGAGGATTATTGTATTGTTACAGGCACACCAGATAATCTAGCAGCCAAGATTACCCAAACCTGGTCCACAATATCAAAGCTTTCAAGAAAGCAAAAGACTGAAAGAAGACTTGACTGAAAGCAAAGCTGTGACACAAAGCTTGGCAAAATTTGTTTCTATATTCAAAGGAGGAGAAGCTGGAACAAAAGATTCTGACAAACAAGGTAGTCACACTTTGTATTGTTTGCAATGGCAAATAGTATGTTCATGGCAACAAACACAGTCCAGTGAATATGATTATATCATGCTTTGGCTGATAAAGAGGGATCAACTTAAATCATGATATATTTACtccatttcaaacaaaatgacttGCAATCACAAAATGTTCATCATAGGGTACTGCTCCCAAATATGAAATGTACAGAAGTGAATCTAATAACAATTACAAactaaattattaaaatatgtttgtatgaaatttaaagataaataaatacataaaatttgaaataaaggtggtcatttcaaattttgaattccaCAGATATTGTACAATCCATGTAGTAAATTATGACTTAGCAGATGGAGTAAGTGGGAAAAGAACAATAACGCAagcaaagattacaacaacagtaAACATACTGACTTCTCTTTCCACAGTGATTGACATACCAGTACGTGCTACTGAAGACACAAAGAGAACAGAAGATGTATGGATGCCAGTTACTGGAGATAAAGAATGTGAAGACTCAATGATAGCAATGCCAGCTGTAAT is a window encoding:
- the LOC139123955 gene encoding uncharacterized protein — translated: MANTLSEALLVLTSWNTASDDLTSQPTKTLVKDFCENTLKSDEVSKLYCTVLDVEVSEEQKKDAESVGATLIPATRSKWLNPQEDPPGVNWLVHNGTYYPGLKDLLNIKHVVSFTQTTKNAAAAIHESLFPQAKLHQLSPPEPNGVLFTFDVWSKDACGLAGYHRAIIHDICVRKGRTGQLLKAFSTVLDVKLTEDQKIDAEKCEVTLIAAKEKKETMKKELQNVEWLLKHEIYYPDLGKLPNIKYVVGYAPKTGKAAAYIRRTLFPNAKLVLINHACPEKNCLLENGDEEDPALEKEMLEMASKADVLFSIGPTIYEYFKNAYRANIDGKQLSDIPHEEILPKLGQVYFESKPVILEGMKAHSLLTYGQLDSLEAVKRCTSLAAAVGTVANKECLEKLPEWKIFGISAQDNNLAEEILAENIKSGKVSPKLHSTSSAPTLLQSIQQSHLCLPPSCYTDYSFEGLEAMAAGLPTTVQDDSHIAAMIEKHFDEHEDYCIVTGTPDNLAAKITQTWSTISKLSRKQKTERRLD